The following DNA comes from Occultella kanbiaonis.
CCGAGTTCGCTCGCCCTGATCATGTCCAACTTCTCGGGCGCTGCGCAGGCGCGCGCGATCGGGTCGTGGACGGGGTGGACGTCGGTGGCCCAGCTCGCCGGGCCACTGGTCGGCGGTGGGTTCATCGATCTGGTCTCCTGGCGCGCGGCGTTCCTGGTGAACGTGCTGCCGATCGGGGTCTGCCTGTACCTGCTCGGGCGGCTCGAGCAGCGTGACGTCCGTCGCCCCGACGCCACGATCGACTACCCGGGCGCGGTGCTGGCCGTCCTGGGCCTTGGCGGCACGGTGTTCGCTCTCATCGAGCACGGGAACCTGGGCTGGTCACACCCGGCGATCTGGGTCCCGATGGCCGTCGGCGTCATCTCCCTTGCCCTGTTCCTGCACCGGCAGGCGACCACGGCCCAACCGATCATGCCGCTCGGGCTGTTCCGGGCGCGCAACTTCGCCTGGGGGAACCTCGCGACCACGTTCGTCTACGCCGCCCTGAGCCTGTCCGGGTTCGTGATCGTCGTCTACCTGCAGCAGGAGGCCGGCTTCGGTGCCACCCTCGCGGGGCTCGCCACGATCCCGACGACGATCCTGATGATCGCCCTGTCCTCGACGTTCGGGCGGCTGGCCGGACGGTTCGGGCCGCGGCTGTTCATGACCGTCGGACCACTGCTCGCCGGCGCCGGGTTCCTGCTGATGCTGAGCGTCACCGAGCCGCTGAACTACTGGACCCAGATGTTGCCCGGCGTGATCGTGTTCGGGCTTGGCCTGAGCATCACCGTGGCCCCGCTGACGTCCGCGGTGCTCGGCGCCGTGGCTTCCGAGCGTGCCGGCATCGCCTCGGCCGTCAACAACGCGATCGCCCGCGTGGCCGGGCTGGTCGCGGTGGCGATGATCGGCGTGATCGTCGGCGGAGCGCTCGACCTGGCCGGG
Coding sequences within:
- a CDS encoding MFS transporter; its protein translation is MTREQRLVLAIAVLGSFVSFLDGTLATVALPAIRDELGGGLSSQQWIVDAYLITLGALILIAGSLSDVYGRLVVLRVGLIGFGVTSVLIAVAPTVEFIVVMRALQGVAGALLVPSSLALIMSNFSGAAQARAIGSWTGWTSVAQLAGPLVGGGFIDLVSWRAAFLVNVLPIGVCLYLLGRLEQRDVRRPDATIDYPGAVLAVLGLGGTVFALIEHGNLGWSHPAIWVPMAVGVISLALFLHRQATTAQPIMPLGLFRARNFAWGNLATTFVYAALSLSGFVIVVYLQQEAGFGATLAGLATIPTTILMIALSSTFGRLAGRFGPRLFMTVGPLLAGAGFLLMLSVTEPLNYWTQMLPGVIVFGLGLSITVAPLTSAVLGAVASERAGIASAVNNAIARVAGLVAVAMIGVIVGGALDLAGFYRGLVVSAVLMGIGATFSWIGIRTPTAEPTER